The Drosophila teissieri strain GT53w chromosome X, Prin_Dtei_1.1, whole genome shotgun sequence genome has a segment encoding these proteins:
- the LOC122623293 gene encoding keratin-associated protein 6-2 isoform X1, which produces MKCFFILIATSLVLSAWAQEAAESDLEQVASASAPEAVAVEDQVSAASSYAPLQDKKQEKRYVGGYGGYGAGYGAGYGGYGAGYGAGYGGYGSGLAAGYGGAYGSGVGVDSYYNPYSSRALGGLGEDGAAVAGYGGYGSALGGYGSALGGYGSALGGYGSGLGGYGGSYNSNPYALSYYNSRLGAGAGTGYPYYNTRFGAGGYPSSYYTSNYGNSVVGGGLGALGGVPPIGSGYNYGSGISGTVY; this is translated from the exons ATGAAGTGCTTT TTTATCCTGATAGCGACCAGTCTGGTGCTGAGTGCCTGGGCTCAGGAGGCGGCGGAGTCGGACCTGGAGCAggtggcatcggcatcggcaccGGAGGCGGTGGCCGTGGAGGATCAGGTGAGCGCCGCCAGCAGCTATGCGCCGCTGCAGGAtaagaagcaggagaagcgcTATGTTGGTGGATACGGTGGCTACGGAGCGGGATACGGCGCTGGATACGGAGGCTACGGCGCAGGTTACGGCGCAGGATACGGCGGCTATGGCTCTGGCCTGGCAGCCGGCTACGGAGGAGCGTACGGCAGTGGCGTTGGCGTGGACAGCTACTACAATCCGTACAGCTCGCGAGCTCTGGGTGGATTAGGTGAGG ATGGTGCTGCAGTGGCCGGATACGGTGGCTATGGATCCGCTCTGGGTGGCTATGGATCCGCTTTGGGCGGCTATGGCTCAGCCCTGGGTGGCTATGGATCGGGACTGGGCGGATACGGTGGCTCCTACAACTCGAATCCCTATGCCCTGTCCTACTACAATAGCAGGCTGGGCGCTGGAGCCGGCACGGGTTACCCCTACTACAACACCCGGTTCGGTGCCGGTGGCTATCCATCCAGCTACTACACGAGCAACTACGGCAACAGCGTCGTGGGCGGCGGCTTGGGCGCCCTGGGCGGAGTGCCGCCCATCGGATCGGGCTACAATTACGGTTCCGGAATCTCGGGAACCGTCTACTAG
- the LOC122623293 gene encoding keratin-associated protein 6-2 isoform X2, with product MKCFFILIATSLVLSAWAQEAAESDLEQVASASAPEAVAVEDQVSAASSYAPLQDKKQEKRYVGGYGGYGAGYGAGYGGYGAGYGAGYGGYGSGLAAGYGGAYGSGVGVDSYYNPYSSRALGGLDGAAVAGYGGYGSALGGYGSALGGYGSALGGYGSGLGGYGGSYNSNPYALSYYNSRLGAGAGTGYPYYNTRFGAGGYPSSYYTSNYGNSVVGGGLGALGGVPPIGSGYNYGSGISGTVY from the exons ATGAAGTGCTTT TTTATCCTGATAGCGACCAGTCTGGTGCTGAGTGCCTGGGCTCAGGAGGCGGCGGAGTCGGACCTGGAGCAggtggcatcggcatcggcaccGGAGGCGGTGGCCGTGGAGGATCAGGTGAGCGCCGCCAGCAGCTATGCGCCGCTGCAGGAtaagaagcaggagaagcgcTATGTTGGTGGATACGGTGGCTACGGAGCGGGATACGGCGCTGGATACGGAGGCTACGGCGCAGGTTACGGCGCAGGATACGGCGGCTATGGCTCTGGCCTGGCAGCCGGCTACGGAGGAGCGTACGGCAGTGGCGTTGGCGTGGACAGCTACTACAATCCGTACAGCTCGCGAGCTCTGGGTGGATTAG ATGGTGCTGCAGTGGCCGGATACGGTGGCTATGGATCCGCTCTGGGTGGCTATGGATCCGCTTTGGGCGGCTATGGCTCAGCCCTGGGTGGCTATGGATCGGGACTGGGCGGATACGGTGGCTCCTACAACTCGAATCCCTATGCCCTGTCCTACTACAATAGCAGGCTGGGCGCTGGAGCCGGCACGGGTTACCCCTACTACAACACCCGGTTCGGTGCCGGTGGCTATCCATCCAGCTACTACACGAGCAACTACGGCAACAGCGTCGTGGGCGGCGGCTTGGGCGCCCTGGGCGGAGTGCCGCCCATCGGATCGGGCTACAATTACGGTTCCGGAATCTCGGGAACCGTCTACTAG
- the LOC122623292 gene encoding acid phosphatase type 7 isoform X2, whose product MQQLQFALLTSLLLLLLLPGIRSTSTDQEQEINIVHYQPEQVHLAFGDNLRDIVVTWSTRGSPNASVVKFSRNYLEDDPIVVNGTWQRFVDGGKKARTQYIHNVELKDLEPDTRYEYTCGSPLGWSAVFNFKTPPAGEKWSPSLAIFGDMGNENAQSMGRLQQDTERGMYDAIIHVGDFAYDMDTSNAAVGDAFMRQIESVAAYVPYMVCPGNHEEKYNFSNYRARFNMPGETDSLWYSFNLGPVHFVSFSTEVYYFLGYGFKLLTKQFEWLERDLAEANLPENRAKRPWIITYGHRPMYCSDDKEYDCNSQLETYIRQGLPMLKWFGLEDLFYKHGVDVEIFAHEHFYTRLWPIYNYKVYNGSAEAPYTNPKAPIQIITGSAGCKEEREPFSNDLPTWNAYHSNDYGYTRLKAHNGTHLHFEQVSDDQDGAIVDSFWVIKDKHGAYPSHQ is encoded by the exons atgcagcaactgcaatttGCTCTGCTGAcgtcgctgctcctgctgctgcttcttccgGGGATTAGGAGCACTTCCACcgaccaggagcaggagatcAACATTGTCCACTATCAGCCGGAGCAAGTGCATCTGGCCTTTGGAG ACAACCTCCGTGATATTGTGGTGACATGGTCGACGCGGGGCTCCCCCAACGCCTCGGTGGTTAAATTCTCCCGGAACTATCTAGAGGACGACCCGATAGTGGTGAACGGCACCTGGCAGCGATTCGTGGATGGTGGAAAGAAGGCACGCACTCAGTACATACACAATGTGGAACTGAAGGACCTGGAGCCGGACACACGATACGAGTACACCTGCGGTAGTCCGCTCGGTTGGTCGGCGGTGTTCAACTTCAAGACGCCACCGGCGGGTGAGAAGTGGTCGCCCTCCTTGGCCATTTTCGGGGACATGGGCAACGAGAATGCCCAGTCGATGGGTCGACTGCAGCAGGACACGGAGCGCGGCATGTACGATGCCATCATCCATGTGGGCGACTTTGCCTACGACATGGACACCTCGAACGCGGCCGTGGGGGATGCTTTCATGCGCCAGATCGAGTCGGTGGCAGCCTATGTGCCCTACATGGTGTGTCCGGGCAACCACGAGGAGAAGTA CAACTTCTCCAACTATCGCGCCCGCTTCAATATGCCCGGTGAAACGGACAGCTTGTGGTACAGCTTCAACCTGGGACCCGTCCACTTTGTCTCCTTCTCCACGGAGGTCTACTACTTCCTCGGCTACGGCTTCAAGTTGCTGACCAAGCAATTTGAGTGGCTGGAGCGCGACCTGGCCGAGGCAAATCTGCCCGAGAACCGGGCCAAGCGTCCGTGGATCATCACCTACGGCCACCGGCCGATGTACTGCAGCGATGACAAGGAATACGATTGCAACAGCCAACTGGAGACGTACATCCGCCAGGGCTTGCCCATGCTCAAGTGGTTCGGCCTGGAGGATCTGTTCTACAAGCACGGCGTCGATGTGGAGATCTTTGCGCATGAGCACTTCTACACGCGCCTTTGGCCCATCTACAACTATAAGGTGTACAATGGCAGTGCCGAGGCGCCATACACGAATCCCAAGGCGCCCATCCAGATCATAACTGGTTCCGCCGGCTGCAAGGAGGAGCGCGAGCCCTTCTCCAACGATTTGCCCACCTGGAACGCCTACCACAGCAAT GATTATGGATACACCCGCTTGAAGGCACACAATGGCACCCATCTGCACTTCGAGCAGGTGTCCGATGACCAGGACGGCGCCATCGTCGACTCCTTCTGGGTGATCAAGGACAAGCATGGCGCATATCCATCTCACCAATGA
- the LOC122623292 gene encoding acid phosphatase type 7 isoform X3, giving the protein MQQLQFALLTSLLLLLLLPGIRSTSTDQEQEINIVHYQPEQVHLAFGETVLDMVVTWNTRDNTNESICEFGIDGLHQRVKAARMPTKFVDGGAKKATQYIHRVTLSHLKPNSTYLYHCGSELGWSATYWFRTRFDHADWSPSLAIYGDMGVVNAASLPALQRETQNGQYDAIIHVGDFAYDMDWENGEVGDEFMRQVETIAAYLPYMVCVGNHEEKYNFSHYINRFSMPGGSDNMFYSFDLGPVHFIGFSTEVYYFTQFGIKQIVMQYDWLERDLIEANKPENRKKRPWIITYGHRPMYCSNDNGDDCANHETIVRKGLPMLDFFGLEPLFYQYGVDVELWAHEHCYERMWPMYNYTVFNGSLAEPYVNPGAPIHIISGAAGNHEGREPFFKRMPPWSAFHSQDFGYLRLKAHNRTHLYFEQVSDDKKGKVIDSFWVIKDKHGPYQADLN; this is encoded by the exons atgcagcaactgcaatttGCTCTGCTGAcgtcgctgctcctgctgctgcttcttccgGGGATTAGGAGCACTTCCACcgaccaggagcaggagatcAACATTGTCCACTATCAGCCGGAGCAAGTGCATCTGGCCTTTGGAG AAACCGTGCTCGACATGGTCGTCACCTGGAACACGCGCGACAACACCAACGAATCCATCTGCGAGTTCGGCATCGATGGACTGCATCAACGAGTGAAGGCGGCACGGATGCCCACGAAATTCGTGGACGGCGGAGCCAAAAAGGCCACCCAGTACATTCATCGT GTGACGTTGTCCCACCTGAAACCGAACAGCACCTATCTCTACCACTGCGGCAGTGAGTTGGGCTGGTCCGCCACCTATTGGTTCCGGACGCGATTCGACCACGCCGACTGGTCGCCCTCGCTGGCCATCTACGGAGATATGGGCGTGGTGAATGCCGCATCCCTTCCAGCGCTGCAGCGTGAGACGCAGAACGGCCAGTACGACGCCATCATCCATGTGGGAGACTTTGCCTACGACATGGACTGGGAGAACGGAGAGGTGGGCGACGAGTTTATGCGCCAGGTGGAGACCATAGCCGCCTACTTGCCGTATATGGTGTGCGTGGGCAACCACGAAGAGAAGTA CAACTTTTCGCACTACATCAATCGCTTCAGCATGCCGGGTGGATCGGATAACATGTTCTACAGCTTCGACCTGGGACCGGTGCACTTCATCGGTTTCAGCACTGAGGTCTACTATTTCACGCAGTTCGGGATCAAGCAGATCGTGATGCAGTACGACTGGCTGGAGCGGGATTTGATCGAGGCCAACAAACCGGAGAACCGAAAGAAGCGCCCCTGGATTATTACCTACGGCCATCGACCCATGTACTGCAGCAATGACAACGGAGATGACTGTGCCAACCATGAGACCATCGTGCGGAAGGGTCTGCCCATGCTGGATTTCTTTGGACTGGAGCCACTCTTCTATCAGTACGGCGTGGATGTGGAATTGTGGGCCCACGAGCACTGCTACGAGCGCATGTGGCCCATGTACAACTACACCGTGTTCAACGGATCGCTGGCCGAGCCGTATGTGAATCCCGGTGCACCAATTCACATCATTTCGGGAGCTGCCGGCAACCACGAGGGCAGGGAGCCCTTCTTCAAGCGCATGCCCCCGTGGAGTGCCTTCCATAGCCAGGACTTTGGGTATCTCCGACTGAAGGCCCACAACCGCACCCATCTGTACTTCGAGCAGGTGTCCGATGACAAGAAGGGCAAGGTCATCGATAGCTTCTGGGTGATCAAGGACAAGCATGGACCATACCAGGCTGATCTCAACTGA
- the LOC122623292 gene encoding acid phosphatase type 7 isoform X1, with amino-acid sequence MQQLQFALLTSLLLLLLLPGIRSTSTDQEQEINIVHYQPEQVHLAFGERTDSEIVVTWSTRSLPPDQEVGAISVVEYGQPVDGQVRLTQQARGTATKFVDGGHKQATQFIHRVTLRDLEPNATYSYHCGSDFGWSAIFQFRTVPSASVDWSPSLAIYGDMGNENAQSLARLQQETQRGMYDAIIHVGDFAYDMNTKNARVGDEFMRQIESVAAYLPYMVVPGNHEEKFNFSNYRARFSMPGGTENMFYSFDLGPVHFVGISTEVYYFLNYGLKPLVFQFDWLRGDLAKANLPENRSKRPWIILYGHRPMYCSNENDNDCTHSETLTRVGWPFVHMFGLEPLLYEFGVDVAIWAHEHSYERLWPIYDYEVRNGTLKDSPYEDPGAPVHIVTGSAGCKEGREPFKGKIPEWSAFHSQDYGYTRLKAHNRTHIHFEQVSDDKDGAIIDDFWLVKSKHGSYRN; translated from the exons atgcagcaactgcaatttGCTCTGCTGAcgtcgctgctcctgctgctgcttcttccgGGGATTAGGAGCACTTCCACcgaccaggagcaggagatcAACATTGTCCACTATCAGCCGGAGCAAGTGCATCTGGCCTTTGGAG AACGCACCGATAGCGAGATAGTCGTCACTTGGTCCACGCGCAGCCTGCCGCCGGACCAGGAAGTGGGTGCGATCAGCGTGGTGGAGTACGGTCAACCGGTAGACGGACAGGTCAGGCTCACACAACAGGCCCGGGGAACGGCCACTAAATTCGTGGACGGCGGTCACAAGCAGGCCACGCAGTTCATCCACAGG GTGACGCTTAGGGACCTGGAGCCAAATGCCACGTACTCGTACCATTGCGGTAGCGACTTTGGCTGGTCGGCAATCTTCCAGTTTCGCACAGTGCCCTCCGCCTCCGTTGACTGGTCGCCATCGCTGGCTATCTACGGGGATATGGGCAATGAGAACGCCCAATCCCTGGCCCGATTGCAGCAGGAGACGCAGCGCGGCATGTACGATGCCATCATCCATGTGGGTGACTTTGCCTACGACATGAACACGAAGAACGCGCGCGTGGGGGATGAGTTTATGCGGCAGATCGAATCCGTGGCTGCCTACCTGCCATACATGGTGGTTCCCGGCAATCACGAGGAGAAGTT CAACTTCTCGAACTATCGCGCCCGCTTCAGCATGCCGGGAGGCACGGAGAACATGTTCTACAGCTTCGATCTGGGACCCGTGCACTTTGTGGGCATCAGCACGGAGGTCTACTACTTTCTCAACTACGGTCTAAAGCCGCTGGTATTCCAGTTTGACTGGCTGCGCGGGGATCTGGCCAAGGCCAATCTGCCAGAGAATCGGAGCAAGCGTCCGTGGATCATCCTATACGGCCACCGACCCATGTACTGCAGCAACGAGAACGACAACGACTGCACCCACTCCGAGACTCTCACGCGGGTCGGCTGGCCCTTCGTACACATGTTCGGATTGGAGCCACTGCTGTACGAGTTCGGCGTGGACGTGGCCATCTGGGCGCACGAGCACTCCTACGAGAGACTCTGGCCCATTTACGATTACGAGGTGCGCAATGGAACGCTGAAGGATTCACCGTACGAAGATCCTGGTGCCCCTGTGCACATCGTCACGGGATCCGCCGGCTGCAAGGAGGGAAGAGAACCGTTCAAGGGCAAAATACCCGAGTGGAGCGCTTTTCACAGCCAGGACTACGGCTACACACGGCTCAAGGCCCACAATCGCACACATATCCACTTTGAGCAGGTGTCGGACGACAAGGACGGCGCCATCATCGATGACTTTTGGTTGGTGAAATCCAAACACGGAAGCTACCGAAATTGA